A single genomic interval of Oryza sativa Japonica Group chromosome 7, ASM3414082v1 harbors:
- the LOC4343012 gene encoding uncharacterized protein isoform X1, giving the protein MLQHRPLKVVQTKKPRAAKKKKSTPPPLPPRSPSPRRLASSEHTPSAVDSHHLGTPEHPPLVVPVLANMFSFDVKQFLDEEEEETTSGALVPLDDDLKTKLMDIAQRLGSSLDSLVTGCGSIRARFEEIHHQIPEDEADIISLAVYLEQHRFKLERAQQRIADMRERAKLEATIEANRLFINEKKVKLDEMIVGLGSTQVNIDRLKTREAELVAELEACRFP; this is encoded by the exons ATGCTCCAACACCGGCCCCTAAAAGTGGTG CAGACGAAGAAGCCAAGGGCTGCTAAGAAGAAGAAATCCACTCCGCCTCCATTG CCTCCTCGATCTCCATCTCCTCGTCGGCTAGCATCTAGTGAGCACACCCCGTCGGCTGTGGACAGTCATCACTTGGGAACACCAGAACATCCACCTCTTGTTGTGCCT GTCTTGGCCAATATGTTTTCCTTTGACGTTAAACAGTTCCtagatgaagaagaagaggaaaccACCAGTGGAGCCTTGGTCCCTCTTGATGATGATCTCAAGACCAAACTCATGGATATTGCTCAACGGCTAGGGAGTTCCTTGGATTCCTTGGTTACTGGCTGCGGGTCAATCAGGGCCAGGTTTGAAGAGATCCACCACCAGATCCCAGAAGATGAAGCCGACATCATTTCCCTGGCTGTATATCTAGAGCAACATCGTTTCAAGCTGGAAAGGGCACAACAAAGAATAGCAGACATGCGCGAGAGAGCTAAACTGGAAGCAACAATCGAAGCTAATCGGCTCTTCATTAATGAAAAAAAAGTCAAGCTTGATGAGATGATCGTCGGGCTAGGCTCTACTCAAGTGAACATAGATCGGCTAAAAACCAGGGAGGCCGAACTAGTAGCTGAGCTTGAAGCGTGCCGATTTCCCTAG
- the LOC4343012 gene encoding uncharacterized protein isoform X2, with the protein MLQHRPLKVVTKKPRAAKKKKSTPPPLPPRSPSPRRLASSEHTPSAVDSHHLGTPEHPPLVVPVLANMFSFDVKQFLDEEEEETTSGALVPLDDDLKTKLMDIAQRLGSSLDSLVTGCGSIRARFEEIHHQIPEDEADIISLAVYLEQHRFKLERAQQRIADMRERAKLEATIEANRLFINEKKVKLDEMIVGLGSTQVNIDRLKTREAELVAELEACRFP; encoded by the exons ATGCTCCAACACCGGCCCCTAAAAGTGGTG ACGAAGAAGCCAAGGGCTGCTAAGAAGAAGAAATCCACTCCGCCTCCATTG CCTCCTCGATCTCCATCTCCTCGTCGGCTAGCATCTAGTGAGCACACCCCGTCGGCTGTGGACAGTCATCACTTGGGAACACCAGAACATCCACCTCTTGTTGTGCCT GTCTTGGCCAATATGTTTTCCTTTGACGTTAAACAGTTCCtagatgaagaagaagaggaaaccACCAGTGGAGCCTTGGTCCCTCTTGATGATGATCTCAAGACCAAACTCATGGATATTGCTCAACGGCTAGGGAGTTCCTTGGATTCCTTGGTTACTGGCTGCGGGTCAATCAGGGCCAGGTTTGAAGAGATCCACCACCAGATCCCAGAAGATGAAGCCGACATCATTTCCCTGGCTGTATATCTAGAGCAACATCGTTTCAAGCTGGAAAGGGCACAACAAAGAATAGCAGACATGCGCGAGAGAGCTAAACTGGAAGCAACAATCGAAGCTAATCGGCTCTTCATTAATGAAAAAAAAGTCAAGCTTGATGAGATGATCGTCGGGCTAGGCTCTACTCAAGTGAACATAGATCGGCTAAAAACCAGGGAGGCCGAACTAGTAGCTGAGCTTGAAGCGTGCCGATTTCCCTAG